In Sphingomonas phyllosphaerae, one DNA window encodes the following:
- a CDS encoding enoyl-CoA hydratase — protein sequence MAEYETLLVEQRGGVTLVTLNRPKALNALNSQVLADLLAALAAFDADATQGCAVLTGSEKAFAAGADIKEMSAQGFADMYGGNFFGGYERLTQTRKPIIAAVAGYALGGGCELAMMCDFILAADTAKFGQPEIKLAVTPGMGGSQRLARAVGKAKAMEMCLTGRMIDAAEAERAGLVSRIVPAAELVDEAVKTAQTIADMAPLAVLANKEMVNAAFETTLAQGVQFERRLFHGLFGTADQKEGMTAFVEKRPGQWTGK from the coding sequence ATGGCCGAGTACGAAACCTTATTGGTCGAACAGCGCGGGGGCGTGACGCTCGTCACGCTCAACCGGCCCAAGGCGCTCAACGCGCTCAACTCGCAGGTACTCGCCGACCTGCTCGCGGCGCTGGCCGCCTTCGACGCCGACGCGACGCAGGGCTGCGCGGTGCTGACCGGCAGCGAGAAGGCGTTCGCGGCCGGGGCGGACATCAAGGAGATGTCAGCGCAGGGCTTCGCCGACATGTACGGCGGCAATTTCTTCGGCGGCTACGAACGGCTGACGCAGACGCGCAAGCCGATCATCGCCGCGGTCGCCGGCTACGCGCTGGGCGGCGGGTGCGAGCTGGCGATGATGTGCGACTTCATCCTCGCCGCCGATACCGCGAAGTTCGGGCAACCCGAGATCAAGCTGGCGGTGACGCCGGGAATGGGCGGGTCGCAGCGGCTGGCGCGCGCGGTCGGCAAGGCCAAGGCGATGGAAATGTGCCTGACCGGGCGGATGATCGACGCCGCCGAGGCGGAACGCGCCGGGCTGGTCAGCCGTATCGTTCCGGCGGCCGAGCTGGTCGACGAAGCGGTGAAGACCGCGCAGACGATCGCCGACATGGCGCCGCTCGCCGTGCTGGCGAACAAGGAAATGGTCAACGCCGCGTTCGAGACGACCTTGGCGCAAGGCGTGCAGTTCGAGCGGCGGCTGTTCCACGGGCTGTTCGGCACGGCGGACCAGAAGGAAGGCATGACGGCGTTCGTCGAGAAGCGCCCCGGCCAATGGACGGGCAAATAG
- the mmsB gene encoding 3-hydroxyisobutyrate dehydrogenase, translating to MARVGFIGLGNMGGGMAANLAKKGHDVRAFDLSTAALDAAKAAGCLPVASAREAADGAEAVVTMLPAGTHVAQVYAESLSDVAVDTVLIDCSTIDLATARRIAGEAAARGIAAVDAPVSGGIAAAQAGTLTFMVGGPAASFDRARPFLEDMGKAVIHAGDSGAGQVAKMCNNLILGATMAATCEAFALAEKLGLDAQTFYDISSKATGQSWSMTSYCPVPGVGPESPADRDYQGGFAGALMLKDLELAMAAADGAAAQVPMGTRARDLYRQFVEAGQGGLDFSGIIRMLEGAR from the coding sequence ATGGCGCGCGTCGGCTTCATCGGGCTCGGCAACATGGGCGGCGGCATGGCCGCCAACCTCGCGAAGAAGGGGCATGACGTCCGCGCCTTCGACCTGTCGACGGCGGCGCTCGACGCAGCGAAGGCGGCCGGGTGCCTGCCGGTCGCGTCGGCGCGCGAGGCCGCCGACGGCGCAGAGGCGGTGGTGACGATGCTCCCCGCCGGCACCCATGTCGCGCAGGTTTATGCCGAGAGCCTGTCCGACGTCGCGGTCGATACGGTGCTGATCGATTGTTCGACGATCGACCTCGCCACCGCGCGGCGGATCGCCGGCGAGGCGGCGGCGCGCGGGATCGCGGCGGTCGATGCGCCGGTGTCCGGCGGGATTGCGGCGGCGCAGGCGGGAACGCTGACCTTCATGGTCGGCGGCCCGGCGGCGTCGTTCGACCGCGCGCGGCCGTTCCTCGAGGATATGGGCAAGGCGGTGATCCATGCCGGCGACAGCGGCGCGGGGCAGGTCGCGAAGATGTGCAACAACCTGATCCTCGGCGCGACGATGGCGGCGACGTGCGAGGCGTTCGCGCTGGCGGAGAAGCTGGGGCTGGATGCGCAGACCTTCTACGACATTTCCAGCAAGGCGACCGGTCAGAGCTGGTCGATGACGTCTTATTGTCCGGTGCCGGGGGTCGGGCCGGAGTCGCCGGCCGATCGCGACTATCAGGGCGGGTTCGCGGGAGCGTTGATGCTCAAGGATCTCGAACTGGCGATGGCGGCGGCCGACGGCGCGGCGGCGCAGGTGCCGATGGGGACGCGCGCGCGCGACCTCTACCGGCAGTTCGTCGAGGCGGGGCAGGGCGGGCTGGATTTCTCGGGGATCATCCGGATGCTGGAGGGCGCGCGATAG